The proteins below are encoded in one region of Flavobacterium nackdongense:
- a CDS encoding OmpA family protein — protein MKNFIILYITILSVFSFNAFAQKSKTTSANKKYDNFAYIKAASTYEKVAEKGYKSEDMFQKLGNSYYFNGELAKAAKWYGELFVMNPNQESEYCYRYAQSLKSIGQTEKSNQMLESFNQKVSNDTRGKLYKNNKNYLEQIKANSGRYQIEDAGINSKYSDYGSALFGNKLVFSSARDTGSIGQRKHTWTDQHFTNLYITELAEEMTPGKVNRFSKKVNSKFNESTPVFTKNGQTMYFTRNNYLDGKKGKDGKDITYVKIYKASFVNNKWDKITELPFNSDAYSTAHPTLSSDEKTMYFASDMPGTLGQSDIFKVKINDDGSFGVPQNLGNTINTEGRETFPLVTDENELYFASDGRPGLGGLDVFVSKLGADASIGEIQNVGDGVNSPKDDFAYLIDTKSRRGFVTSNRDGGQGYDDIYKFLETRKLQCLQELYGTVTDINSSQLLPDTKMSLFDSAFNLINTVVTDTNGNYKFEVECGKNYNVRAAKPEYMTKEQKIAIPTQNGKTNLNFALEKEVCKVAVGDDLGKCFGIKMIYFDLDKYNIRTEAALDLEKILDVLNQNPTMKLDIRSHTDCRATFKYNETLSENRAKSTIKWLVKNGIAADRLTGKGYGESQLVNDCGCEPTNQSPCTEEQHQMNRRSEFIITAL, from the coding sequence ATGAAAAATTTTATAATTCTATACATAACAATATTAAGTGTTTTTTCATTTAACGCTTTTGCACAGAAATCTAAAACCACTTCTGCTAATAAAAAATATGACAACTTTGCCTATATTAAAGCAGCTAGTACTTATGAAAAAGTAGCAGAAAAAGGATATAAATCCGAAGATATGTTCCAAAAATTAGGCAATTCCTATTATTTTAATGGAGAGTTGGCTAAGGCGGCTAAATGGTATGGCGAATTGTTTGTTATGAATCCCAATCAAGAATCAGAATATTGTTATCGTTATGCCCAATCCTTGAAATCCATTGGCCAAACCGAAAAATCAAACCAAATGTTAGAGTCTTTCAACCAAAAAGTTAGTAACGATACAAGAGGAAAACTCTACAAGAACAACAAAAACTATTTAGAGCAAATCAAAGCCAATTCAGGAAGATACCAAATAGAAGATGCTGGAATCAACTCCAAATATTCCGATTACGGTAGCGCCTTGTTCGGCAACAAACTCGTGTTTTCCTCTGCGAGAGATACTGGCAGTATAGGTCAACGAAAACACACTTGGACCGATCAACATTTTACAAATCTCTACATAACAGAATTGGCAGAAGAAATGACTCCGGGAAAAGTTAACAGGTTCTCTAAAAAAGTCAATTCAAAATTCAATGAATCGACACCTGTTTTTACTAAAAATGGACAAACAATGTATTTTACCCGAAACAACTATCTCGATGGCAAGAAAGGAAAAGACGGAAAAGATATTACTTATGTTAAAATCTATAAAGCCAGTTTTGTAAATAATAAATGGGATAAAATAACCGAATTACCCTTTAATAGCGATGCTTATAGTACAGCACATCCGACATTGAGTTCTGACGAAAAAACGATGTATTTCGCATCGGATATGCCGGGAACTTTAGGACAATCGGATATATTTAAAGTCAAAATTAATGATGATGGTAGTTTTGGTGTACCCCAAAATCTGGGAAATACTATTAATACTGAAGGAAGGGAAACATTTCCATTGGTTACAGATGAAAACGAACTTTATTTTGCCTCGGACGGGCGTCCAGGATTGGGAGGACTAGATGTATTTGTATCTAAACTTGGAGCAGATGCGAGCATCGGGGAAATTCAAAATGTAGGGGATGGAGTAAACTCACCCAAGGATGATTTTGCTTATTTGATAGACACCAAATCCAGAAGAGGTTTTGTTACTTCCAATAGAGATGGAGGTCAAGGATACGATGATATATACAAATTTCTCGAAACTAGAAAGCTTCAATGTTTGCAAGAATTATATGGCACTGTAACCGACATTAACAGTTCACAGCTGCTACCAGATACAAAAATGAGCTTGTTTGATAGTGCATTCAACCTAATAAACACGGTCGTAACCGATACAAATGGAAATTACAAATTCGAGGTAGAATGTGGTAAAAATTACAATGTCAGAGCGGCAAAACCTGAGTATATGACCAAAGAACAAAAAATTGCAATTCCAACACAAAATGGAAAAACCAATTTGAATTTCGCCCTAGAAAAAGAAGTATGCAAAGTGGCTGTCGGCGATGATTTAGGAAAATGCTTTGGTATCAAAATGATTTACTTCGATTTGGATAAATACAATATCAGAACCGAAGCAGCCTTAGATTTAGAAAAAATACTCGATGTATTGAACCAAAATCCAACGATGAAATTAGACATCCGTTCTCATACCGATTGTCGTGCTACTTTTAAATATAATGAAACCTTATCTGAAAATCGAGCGAAATCTACCATCAAATGGTTGGTTAAAAATGGAATTGCAGCCGATAGGCTTACCGGAAAAGGATATGGCGAGAGTCAATTGGTAAACGATTGCGGCTGCGAGCCAACAAACCAGTCACCTTGTACAGAGGAACAACACCAAATGAACAGACGTAGCGAGTTTATTATCACCGCGCTTTAA
- a CDS encoding PorP/SprF family type IX secretion system membrane protein: MKTRILLFALLFTGVLSYAQQDAQFTQYMYNTINVNPAYAGSRGALSMFALYRTQWVGLDGAPVTSTVSMNTPLNESRLGLGVSLINDKIGPTTENTISADLSYTINTSEDWKLSFGIKATANLFDLDATKLTNVVPDPSLQNYSTFSPNIGAGIYWHSDQAYLGFSIPNFLQTQRYDDNEVAIFKERISYYLIGGLVFDLNDEIKFKPAFLTKMITGAPLQVDVSANFLFYEKLMLGASYRWSAALSAMVGFQVSDGLYIGYGYDRETTNLDNYNSGSHEIFLRFELFKNNDRITSPRFF, from the coding sequence ATGAAGACAAGAATACTATTATTCGCTTTGCTGTTTACAGGAGTGTTAAGTTATGCCCAGCAGGATGCTCAATTTACACAGTATATGTATAACACCATCAATGTCAATCCTGCTTATGCTGGATCGCGCGGAGCTTTAAGTATGTTTGCCCTATATCGTACGCAATGGGTTGGACTAGATGGAGCGCCCGTTACTAGTACTGTTTCTATGAATACACCACTGAACGAATCTCGTTTAGGCTTAGGGGTTTCATTGATTAATGATAAAATAGGTCCAACCACAGAAAATACAATTTCTGCCGACTTATCCTATACCATTAATACTTCAGAAGATTGGAAACTATCCTTTGGTATAAAAGCCACTGCTAATTTATTTGATTTGGATGCTACAAAATTAACTAATGTGGTTCCAGATCCAAGTTTGCAAAATTACAGTACTTTCTCTCCCAATATTGGGGCAGGAATTTATTGGCATTCTGATCAAGCTTATTTGGGCTTTTCTATTCCCAATTTTCTTCAGACACAACGCTATGACGACAATGAAGTAGCTATTTTCAAAGAAAGAATAAGCTATTATCTCATAGGAGGCCTTGTGTTTGATTTGAACGATGAAATTAAATTTAAACCCGCCTTTTTGACCAAAATGATTACTGGAGCACCTCTGCAAGTGGATGTGTCTGCCAACTTTTTATTCTATGAAAAATTGATGTTAGGTGCCTCTTACAGGTGGAGTGCTGCCTTGAGCGCTATGGTCGGATTCCAAGTTTCCGATGGTTTATATATTGGCTACGGATACGACAGAGAAACCACCAATTTAGACAATTACAATTCAGGTTCGCACGAGATATTCTTGCGCTTTGAATTGTTCAAAAACAATGACCGTATAACCAGTCCAAGATTCTTCTAA